The Salinirubellus salinus genome segment AAGCCACAACCGGGCGGCGGGATGCGGCCGGCGAACCGGACGTCCGTCCAGTGGGCCGACTCAGTCGTCGGTCGGCGCGGCGTCCGCGTCGCTGCCGTCGGCGGCATCGCCACCGGGGGACCCCACCCCCCGCGTCGCGTCGGCGTCGCGCCAGCCGCCGCGGCGGAACCACCCGAACGCCAGTCCGGCACCGAGGACGTTCGAGACGACGAACGCGGCCCAGATACCGGTCGGGCCGAGGTCGAGGCCGATCGGCTGGGAGGCGAACCACGCCGTCGGGAGGCGGATGGCCGCGAGCGTGGAGATGGAGATGGCCGCCGCGACGATGGTCTGGCCGGCCCCGCGGAACGCGCCCGAGTACGATCGGACGATGCCGATGAAGCCGAACGAGGGCGAGACGATGCGGAGGAAGTTGGCGCCCTCGGCGATGACCTGCGGGCCGTCGGTGAACAGCGCCACGATGGGTTCCGCGAAGACGAACGTGACGACGCCGGCGAGCGCGAGGACGACGAACGAGGCCTTCGCGGCGAAGTCGGCGGTGGCCTGCGCGCGGTCCTGTTTGCCCGCGCCGATGTTCTGCCCGGCCATCGTCTCCACCCCACGAGCGACGGCGATGGCGGGGAGGAAGATGGTCGAGAAGACGCGCACCCCGACACCGAACGCGGCGACGACGGTGGTGGAGTAGAGGCCGACGATGATGAGCATCAGGTTGACCGACACCGCCCGGCCGGTCCCCTCGATGCTGGCCGGGACGCCGATGTCGAGCATCCGCCGGAAGTAGCCCAGTTCGGGCGTCATGTCGCCCAGGTGGATGCGGACCCCGCGGTTACCACGGAACATGATGGCGAGACCGACGACCATCGCCAGCCCGCGGGAGATGACCGTCGCGTAGGCGGCCCCCTCGACGCCCAGCTGGGGGAGGCCGATGGCGGGCACGCCGAAGATGAACAACGGGTCGATGACGATGTTGAGGACGACCGTCCCGAACTGCACGAGCATCGGCGTCACGGTGTCGCCGTACCCCCGCATCAGCGCCGTGAACACGAAGAAACCGAACATGAGCGGGAGGCCGGCGGAGATGACCCGCATGTAGTCGGTGGCACCCTCGAGGACGACGGGTTCGGCCCCGAAGATGGTCAGCACGTCACCCACGAACAGCAGGCCGAGGATACCGAGGATGGCGCTCACGACGAACGAGAACGTGATGGTCTGGGAGGCGGCGAACTCCGCCTGTCGCTCGTCGCCCTTCCCGACGTTCTGCGCGACGAGGACGCTGCCGGCCACGCTCACCCCGAAGCCCAGTGAGATGAGGAGGAACACCATCGGGAACGCGAACGTGATGGACGCGAGCGCCTCCTTCGAGAACTGGCCGAGCCAGAACGTGTCGGCGAGGTTGTAGGCCGTCTGGAGCAGGTTCGTGACGACGATGGGCAACGAGAGGAAGAACAGCGGCTTCGCGATGCCCCCCTCCGTCAGGTCGACCTGCTCGCGGCCGCGGAACACGGTGGCGAACTTCTCGCGGAGCCAGTCGAGCCGACTCACGCGGCCGCCTCCTCGACGAACAGGTCGTCGACGTAGTCACGGAGCGCCGACTCGGCGGCCGTCGTCTCCCGGTCCAGCGCCACCCGACGCGTGTGGGCACCGCTCGAGACGGTCACGACGAACTCGGCGGCCGTCTCGGGGGACACCTCCGCGCGGAGCAGGCCGGTTTCGGCCGCCCGCTCCAGCGTCGTGGTCAGTTCGCCGCGGAGGTACGCGTCGAACTCGGCCAGACGCTCGCGCAGCGCCGGGGCGTACGGTGCCTGCGCCTTCAACTCCAGCATCGCCGTCCGGAACTCCGCGTCCGCGTCGCCCCCCGGCGGCTCGAACAGCAACTCGACGAGCGCACCGAGACGCTCGCGCGGCCCGTCGCTCTCGACCGCGTCGACCCGCTCGCGGAAGGAGTCCAGCAGGAACTCGAGGAACGACTCCAGCAGCGCTGCCTTCGACTCGTAGTGGTAGTGCAGCGCGGCCTTGCTCAGGTCCGACTCGTCCGCGATGTCCTGCATCGTCAGGTCGGCGTAGCCGTG includes the following:
- a CDS encoding TetR/AcrR family transcriptional regulator, whose translation is MSESDAPERGETTDRIMRATYCALCRHGYADLTMQDIADESDLSKAALHYHYESKAALLESFLEFLLDSFRERVDAVESDGPRERLGALVELLFEPPGGDADAEFRTAMLELKAQAPYAPALRERLAEFDAYLRGELTTTLERAAETGLLRAEVSPETAAEFVVTVSSGAHTRRVALDRETTAAESALRDYVDDLFVEEAAA
- a CDS encoding MATE family efflux transporter — protein: MSRLDWLREKFATVFRGREQVDLTEGGIAKPLFFLSLPIVVTNLLQTAYNLADTFWLGQFSKEALASITFAFPMVFLLISLGFGVSVAGSVLVAQNVGKGDERQAEFAASQTITFSFVVSAILGILGLLFVGDVLTIFGAEPVVLEGATDYMRVISAGLPLMFGFFVFTALMRGYGDTVTPMLVQFGTVVLNIVIDPLFIFGVPAIGLPQLGVEGAAYATVISRGLAMVVGLAIMFRGNRGVRIHLGDMTPELGYFRRMLDIGVPASIEGTGRAVSVNLMLIIVGLYSTTVVAAFGVGVRVFSTIFLPAIAVARGVETMAGQNIGAGKQDRAQATADFAAKASFVVLALAGVVTFVFAEPIVALFTDGPQVIAEGANFLRIVSPSFGFIGIVRSYSGAFRGAGQTIVAAAISISTLAAIRLPTAWFASQPIGLDLGPTGIWAAFVVSNVLGAGLAFGWFRRGGWRDADATRGVGSPGGDAADGSDADAAPTDD